From Polyodon spathula isolate WHYD16114869_AA chromosome 54, ASM1765450v1, whole genome shotgun sequence, one genomic window encodes:
- the LOC121307250 gene encoding ATP-sensitive inward rectifier potassium channel 10-like produces the protein MSSPTPPSSPQKVCYSQTTQTDVLKPLLGNAGAQNSASALRRRRRVLSKDGRSNVRIDHVTGRGALYLRDLWTTFLDMQWRYKLFLFSATFAGTWFFFGVLWYLVALVHGDLLEFDPPANHTPCVMQVQTLTGAFLFSLESQTTIGYGFRCITEECPLAIVLLIVQLVLTMVLEIFITGTFLAKVARPKKRGETVKFSQHAVISDHDGRPCLMIRVANMRKSLLISCQVTGKLLQTSVTKEGETVRLDQRNVSFSVDKSSDSPFLILPLTFCHVIDDDSPFRAWVDKGGGWTDPDLADFELLVILSATVEPTSATCQVRTSYLPDEILWGYAFPPVVSLSANGKYVADFSFFDKVAKTQTPPTFKKPPPPIPSPARHIDPAPSSISFTSSGSRTDAEKVRLEQSYQVRSSSGDRGQGRRRESSPHSIRISNV, from the exons ATGTCCTCCCccactcctccctcctctccccagAAGGTCTGCTACAGCCAGACCACCCAGACCGATGTCCTCAAGCCACTGCTGGGCAACGCGGGGGCCCAGAACTCCGCCTCGGCACTGAGGCGCAGGAGGCGTGTCCTGTCGAAGGATGGGCGGAGCAATGTGCGGATCGACCACGTGACCGGGCGCGGCGCCCTCTACCTGCGGGACCTCTGGACCACGTTCCTGGACATGCAGTGGCGCTACAAGCTCTTCCTGTTCTCTGCCACGTTTGCTGGGACGTGGTTTTTCTTTGGAGTCCTGTGGTATCTGGTGGCTTTGGTCCACGGGGACTTACTGG AATTCGACCCTCCTGCGAACCACACCCCCTGCGTGATGCAGGTCCAGACTCTGACCGGCGCGTTCCTGTTCTCCCTGGAATCGCAAACGACCATCGGCTACGGCTTCCGCTGCATCACTGAGGAATGCCCGCTCGCCATCGTCCTCCTGATCGTCCAGCTGGTCCTCACCATGGTCCTGGAGATCTTCATCACCGGCACCTTCCTGGCTAAAGTGGCCCGGCCGAAAAAGCGCGGGGAGACGGTGAAGTTCAGCCAGCACGCGGTGATCTCCGACCACGACGGCCGGCCCTGCCTCATGATCCGAGTGGCCAACATGAGGAAGAGCCTCCTGATCAGCTGCCAGGTGACGGGAAAGCTCCTGCAGACTTCCGTGACGAAAGAAGGCGAGACGGTGAGACTGGACCAGAGGAACGTGTCCTTCAGCGTGGACAAGTCCAGCGACAGCCCCTTCCTTATCCTGCCGCTCACCTTCTGTCACGTGATCGACGACGACAGTCCCTTCCGCGCGTGGGTGGACAAAG GGGGCGGCTGGACAGACCCTGACCTGGCTGATTTCGAGCTGCTGGTCATTTTGAGCGCCACGGTGGAGCCCACTAGCGCCACCTGTCAGGTCCGCACCTCCTACCTACCAGACGAGATCCTGTGGGGCTACGCCTTCCCTCCCGTCGTGTCCTTGTCGGCCAATGGCAAATACGTGGCCGACTTTTCCTTCTTCGACAAGGTGGCCAAAACCCAAACCCCGCCCACTTTCAAGAAGCCCCCGCCCCCCATCCCGAGCCCCGCCCGTCACATTGACCCCGCCCCCAGCTCCATCAGCTTCACTTCCTCCGGCAGCCGCACGGACGCGGAGAAGGTGAGGCTGGAGCAGAGTTATCAGGTTCGTTCTAGCAGTGGAGACAGAGGACAAGGCAGGAGGAGAGAAAGCAGCCCTCATAGCATCAGGATTAGTAATGTTTGA